In Gadus macrocephalus chromosome 4, ASM3116895v1, the following proteins share a genomic window:
- the psmc3 gene encoding 26S proteasome regulatory subunit 6A encodes MASLHDKSVWDEVEDGIGEDVLKMSTEEVVQRSRLLDSEIKIMKSEVLRVTHELQAMKDKIKENTEKIKVNKTLPYLVSNVIELLDVDPNDMEEDGANIDLDAQRKGKCAVIKTSTRQTYFLPVIGLVDAEKLKPGDLVGVNKDSYLVLETLPTEYDSRVKAMEVDERPTEQYSDIGGLDKQIQELVEAIVLPMNHKEKFENLGIQPPKGVLMYGPPGTGKTLLARACAAQTKATFLKLAGPQLVQMFIGDGAKLVRDAFALAKEKAPSIIFIDELDAIGTKRFDSEKAGDREVQRTMLELLNQLDGFQPNMQVKVIAATNRVDILDPALLRSGRLDRKIEFPAPNEEARARIMQIHSRKMNVSPDVNYEELARCTDDFNGAQCKAVCVEAGMIALRRGATELNHEDYMEGILEVQAKKKANLQYYA; translated from the exons ATGGCGTCTCTCCATGACAAGTCGGTTTGGGACGAAGTGGAG GATGGCATAGGAGAGGATGTTTTGAAAATGTCGACTGAAGAAGTCGTTCAGCGATCGCGTTTGCTGGACAGCGAGATAAAG ATCATGAAGAGTGAGGTACTTAGAGTGACTCATGAGCTCCAGGCCATGAAGGACAAAatcaaagaaaacacagaaaagaTCAAAGTGAACAAGACGCTGCCCTACCTGGTGTCCAACGTCATTGAG CTGTTGGACGTGGACCCtaacgacatggaggaggacgGGGCCAACATCGACCTGGACGCCCAGAGGAAAGGGAAGTGTGCCGTCATCAAGACCTCCACCCGCCAG ACCTACTTCCTGCCTGTTATCGGTCTGGTCGACGCAGAGAAACTGAAACCAGGAGATCTGGTG GGCGTGAACAAAGACTCGTACCTGGTCCTGGAGACGCTGCCCACTGAGTACGACTCCCGGGTCAAAGCCATGGAGGTGGACGAGAGGCCCACGGAGCAGTACAGCGACATAGGGGGCCTGGACAAGCAGATACAGGAG CTGGTCGAGGCCATCGTTCTACCCATGAACCATAAGGAGAAGTTTGAGAACTTGGGGATCCAGCCACCCAAAGGAGTCCTGATGTACGGACCCCCAGGCACGGGGAAGACCCTGCTGGCCAGAGCCTGCGCTGCGCAGACCAAG GCTACGTTCCTGAAGCTAGCTGGGCCTCAGCTAGTGCAGATGTTTATTGGAGACGGAGCCAAGCTGGTGAGGGACGCCTTCGCTCTGGCTAAGGAGAAAGCTCCGTCCATCATCTTCATCGACGAGCTGGACGCCATCGGCACCAAACG GTTCGACAGTGAGAAGGCTGGAGACCGAGAGGTTCAGAGGACGATGCTGGAACTCCTCAACCAGCTGGATGGATTCCAGCCCAACATGCAGGTCAAG GTGATCGCAGCGACCAATCGCGTGGACATCCTGGACCCGGCGCTGCTGCGATCCGGACGCCTCGACCGCAAGATCGAGTTCCCGGCGCCCAACGAGGAGGCCCGCGCCCGCATCATGCAGATCCACTCCAGGAAGATGAACGTCAG TCCGGATGTGAACTATGAGGAGTTGGCTCGCTGCACCGACGACTTCAATGGAGCCCAgtgtaaagctgtgtgtgtggaggcg GGGATGATCGCGTTGCGGCGCGGAGCCACGGAGCTCAACCACGAGGACTACATGGAGGGCATCCTGGAGGTCCAGGCCAAGAAGAAGGCCAACCTGCAGTACTACGCCTGA